In Treponema primitia ZAS-2, a genomic segment contains:
- a CDS encoding lactate racemase domain-containing protein — protein MVLLSDEGLDEGALRNALEKSLEGKQLRRVLLLPPDYTRMYSGAGKITALYYRLLKDRSEVDVMPALGTHEPMSPAECEAFFEGAIPHEKLIVHNWRTDVVKLGEVPASFVSEVSDGLFTTKIDVEVNTHIVDPSYDCIISVGQVVPHEVVGMANYSKNIFVGCGGYSMINSSHMLGVRWGMERLMGKDFSPVRKVFDYADERFLKNIPVLYVLTVTTVEHDIARIHGLYIGRDRSLFEQAVSLSREKNLTVLERPIKKAIVFLDPREFKSTWLGNKAIYRARMAMAEGGELIILAPGVRKFGEDQGNDALIRKYGYIGREKVLALMETEEDLQNNMSVAAHLIHGSSEGKFRVVYCTALLSEEEVRGAAFDYMPYNEAAACYDTAKLKEGYNTIDGEEIYYISNPALGLWTCA, from the coding sequence ATGGTACTACTGAGCGATGAAGGACTGGATGAAGGGGCCCTGCGAAATGCGCTTGAAAAGTCCCTTGAGGGGAAGCAACTTCGCAGGGTACTGTTGTTGCCCCCGGATTATACCCGGATGTATTCCGGGGCGGGAAAAATCACCGCCCTGTACTATAGGCTTTTAAAGGATCGCTCTGAAGTTGATGTCATGCCCGCCCTGGGTACCCATGAGCCTATGAGCCCCGCGGAGTGCGAGGCCTTTTTTGAAGGGGCCATCCCCCATGAAAAGCTGATAGTCCATAATTGGCGTACCGATGTGGTTAAGCTTGGGGAAGTTCCGGCGTCCTTTGTGTCCGAAGTATCCGACGGGCTGTTTACCACTAAGATCGATGTGGAGGTGAATACCCACATCGTTGATCCTTCCTACGACTGCATCATTTCTGTGGGCCAGGTGGTGCCCCATGAGGTTGTGGGTATGGCAAACTATTCCAAGAATATTTTTGTCGGCTGCGGCGGTTACAGTATGATCAATTCATCCCACATGCTCGGGGTGCGCTGGGGTATGGAGCGTCTTATGGGAAAGGATTTTTCCCCGGTTCGCAAGGTGTTTGACTATGCGGATGAACGTTTTCTGAAAAACATTCCTGTGCTTTATGTGCTTACCGTTACTACGGTTGAGCATGATATTGCCCGCATCCACGGCCTTTATATAGGCCGGGACCGCAGTCTCTTTGAGCAGGCGGTAAGCCTTTCCCGGGAAAAGAACCTTACCGTGCTGGAGCGGCCCATCAAAAAAGCGATTGTTTTCCTTGACCCCCGGGAATTTAAAAGTACCTGGCTGGGGAACAAGGCTATATACCGGGCCAGGATGGCCATGGCGGAGGGCGGGGAACTCATCATCCTTGCGCCGGGGGTGCGGAAATTTGGGGAGGATCAGGGGAATGACGCCCTGATCCGCAAATATGGCTACATTGGCCGGGAAAAAGTGCTGGCCCTCATGGAGACCGAAGAAGATCTACAGAACAATATGTCTGTGGCGGCCCACCTTATCCACGGTTCTTCCGAGGGTAAATTCCGTGTGGTGTACTGCACGGCATTACTGAGTGAAGAAGAAGTGCGGGGCGCAGCCTTTGACTATATGCCCTATAATGAAGCTGCTGCCTGTTATGACACAGCAAAACTAAAAGAAGGTTACAATACAATTGACGGAGAGGAAATCTACTATATCAGCAATCCTGCGCTGGGTCTCTGGACCTGTGCTTAG
- the orr gene encoding ornithine racemase Orr, producing the protein MAFDSTPMDQAAYPLLSINIGKLRQNLETLSASVKGSGCSLMIVTKSFCADPEITEMLLSHSAVDYLADSRIKNIKTYAGSGKKTVLLRLPQKCEIPDVIRCTDVSMNSEIETLGLLNDEAARQGKIHQALLMIDLGDLREGLFYKEEEKILRTVDEISRMKHLELLGLGTNLTCYGAIIPKMDNLSILVSWADRIHEHFGIKPAIVSGGNSSSYYLIEKGEIPQGINNLRLGESFVLGTETAYGSRIENTYSDGVKLEAQIIEVQTKPSLPEGESGKDAFGKCPVFKDLGLIKRAILAVGKQDVDTENMFPEDLSIAILGASSDHLILDISASEKHYQVGDVVAFTLKYSALLRAFSSGYVQRRYIEGIPKSPVNF; encoded by the coding sequence ATGGCATTTGATAGTACTCCTATGGATCAGGCAGCGTACCCCCTCCTTTCTATTAATATAGGAAAATTACGACAAAACCTGGAAACCCTTTCCGCTTCGGTAAAAGGCTCAGGCTGTTCGTTAATGATTGTGACAAAGTCATTCTGCGCGGATCCTGAGATCACGGAAATGCTGCTCTCCCACTCCGCTGTGGATTATCTTGCGGATTCCCGGATTAAAAACATAAAAACCTATGCCGGAAGTGGTAAAAAAACGGTACTTCTCCGGCTTCCCCAGAAATGTGAGATACCCGATGTAATCCGTTGTACGGATGTAAGCATGAATTCGGAAATAGAAACCCTGGGGCTTCTGAATGACGAGGCTGCGAGGCAGGGGAAAATTCATCAGGCCCTGCTGATGATCGATTTGGGGGATCTTCGAGAGGGGCTTTTTTATAAGGAGGAGGAAAAGATACTCAGGACAGTTGATGAAATCAGCCGGATGAAACACCTGGAACTGTTAGGCCTGGGAACCAACTTGACCTGTTATGGGGCCATTATTCCGAAAATGGATAACCTTTCTATTCTGGTATCCTGGGCAGACCGTATCCATGAACACTTTGGTATTAAGCCGGCAATAGTTTCCGGGGGTAATTCCAGTTCTTATTACCTGATCGAAAAGGGAGAAATTCCCCAGGGGATAAACAATTTACGTTTGGGGGAATCCTTTGTCCTGGGAACTGAAACCGCCTACGGCTCCCGGATTGAAAACACTTATAGTGATGGGGTAAAGCTGGAAGCCCAGATTATCGAAGTGCAGACAAAACCTTCCCTGCCTGAGGGGGAAAGCGGAAAGGACGCCTTTGGGAAATGCCCCGTTTTTAAGGACCTGGGGCTGATCAAACGGGCCATACTCGCAGTGGGTAAACAGGATGTGGACACTGAAAATATGTTTCCAGAGGACTTAAGTATAGCCATACTCGGCGCCAGTTCGGATCACCTCATACTGGATATAAGCGCTTCTGAAAAACATTATCAGGTAGGTGATGTGGTGGCCTTTACCCTTAAATACAGCGCCCTGCTCCGGGCTTTTAGCTCAGGCTATGTGCAGCGCAGATACATAGAGGGAATCCCTAAAAGCCCGGTTAATTTTTAG
- a CDS encoding transglutaminase-like domain-containing protein gives MAIDLSFQSVPLPEDLQKLKFYGDFSGAEKLITFLLNKKIPEALRRRLEIERAVLECMSLDEYPYTFEEASAMMQERIRDYSEGELTGLKETGLADWIFIDGKVRFQRRFFENLTKTRPEYESRLLKREPQEITARKQQVLNDNVRLMKEKGGRTVEITLRTSIKIKKEFEEIGKEVTVHLPLPRECRQVSGFSLLKTTPEGASIAPPEAPQRTACFKTILKGDDRFSLEYRFLNHLDYINPDPGQAVQTGVSFDLGEQLPHIQFTPYLQFLLKEIVGDEKNPVNTARRIYDFITTTVDYSYMRAYFTIDNISQYAAVNLKGDCGVQAILFITLCRMAGIPARWQSGLFTAEYYTGCHDWAEYYIEPWGWIFADLSFGGSSWRAGETERWNYYFSNLDVFRMPANGSMQDDFTPPKKQLRSDPVDNQRGEIEYGDRGLPMASLETEQVLLSIRDV, from the coding sequence ATGGCTATTGATCTATCGTTTCAGAGCGTACCCCTGCCGGAGGATCTGCAAAAACTCAAATTCTACGGGGATTTTTCAGGCGCAGAAAAACTAATCACCTTTCTTCTGAACAAAAAGATACCCGAAGCCCTGCGCCGGCGGCTGGAAATTGAAAGGGCTGTCCTTGAGTGTATGTCTCTGGATGAATATCCCTATACCTTTGAGGAAGCGTCGGCCATGATGCAGGAGCGGATTCGGGATTATTCCGAGGGAGAGCTGACAGGGCTTAAAGAAACAGGACTTGCGGATTGGATCTTTATTGACGGGAAGGTCCGATTTCAGCGGCGTTTCTTCGAAAATCTGACCAAGACCCGCCCTGAATACGAGAGCCGTTTACTCAAAAGGGAGCCTCAGGAGATTACCGCCCGGAAGCAGCAGGTTCTTAACGATAATGTGAGGCTTATGAAGGAAAAGGGGGGGAGGACCGTTGAAATTACCCTCAGGACTTCAATTAAGATAAAAAAGGAATTTGAAGAAATCGGAAAAGAAGTTACGGTTCACCTTCCCCTTCCCCGGGAATGCCGTCAGGTATCGGGTTTTTCGCTCTTGAAAACCACCCCGGAAGGCGCAAGTATCGCCCCCCCGGAAGCCCCCCAGCGTACCGCCTGTTTTAAGACCATCCTGAAGGGGGATGATCGTTTCTCCCTTGAATACCGCTTCCTGAACCACCTGGATTATATCAACCCCGATCCCGGCCAGGCGGTACAAACCGGGGTTTCCTTTGACCTGGGAGAACAGCTTCCCCATATACAATTTACCCCCTACCTGCAGTTCCTGCTTAAAGAAATTGTGGGGGATGAAAAAAACCCCGTGAACACGGCCCGGCGCATCTATGATTTTATAACTACCACGGTGGACTATTCCTATATGCGCGCCTATTTTACCATAGACAACATTTCCCAGTACGCTGCGGTGAACCTTAAGGGGGACTGCGGGGTCCAGGCAATACTCTTTATTACCCTGTGCCGCATGGCAGGAATTCCCGCGCGGTGGCAGTCAGGTCTGTTTACCGCCGAATATTATACCGGCTGCCATGACTGGGCCGAATATTACATAGAACCCTGGGGCTGGATATTTGCGGATCTGTCCTTCGGGGGCAGTTCCTGGCGGGCCGGAGAAACTGAACGGTGGAATTACTATTTCAGCAACCTGGATGTTTTCAGAATGCCCGCCAATGGTTCCATGCAGGATGACTTCACGCCTCCCAAAAAACAGCTCCGTTCCGATCCCGTGGATAACCAGAGAGGGGAGATTGAATATGGGGACAGGGGCCTGCCCATGGCAAGCCTTGAGACAGAGCAGGTACTTCTTTCCATCAGGGATGTTTAA
- a CDS encoding mandelate racemase/muconate lactonizing enzyme family protein, protein MKITKINVKPVSVALQEPLRISLGLITHSISAVTSIETDEGLTGYGEGSPGILITGETLAGAVEAIGIFEKDLIGTDPLDIEKVHYIMNRIAAHAPSAKTAIDIACYDLLGKKAGLPVYKLLGGNEDHLITDITIGIGDPEQSAGKAKKYIEAGFDTIKTKVGTGFEEDIARVKAIRNAVGPTVKIRLDANQGWSPKTAIRMINRLAEYDIELVEQPVPYYNIDGLAYVTKHSPIPIMSDESAFDSKDVLRLIREHAVDLVNIKLMKCGGIHEALKINSICEAAGVECMLGCMVEESNIGITAAASLGAAVRNITRFDLDAAFGLKELPIEGGVDLSKNKLLTLSAAPGFGFKK, encoded by the coding sequence ATGAAGATTACGAAAATTAACGTCAAGCCCGTTTCGGTGGCGCTTCAGGAACCCCTGCGTATTTCCCTGGGGCTCATTACCCATTCCATCAGCGCTGTTACCTCCATTGAGACCGACGAGGGGCTCACTGGTTATGGGGAAGGGTCCCCGGGGATACTCATCACCGGGGAAACCCTGGCGGGCGCCGTGGAAGCCATAGGGATCTTTGAAAAGGACCTAATCGGTACGGACCCCCTGGATATTGAAAAGGTGCACTACATCATGAACCGCATCGCCGCCCACGCCCCTTCCGCAAAGACCGCCATAGACATAGCCTGTTACGATCTGCTGGGCAAAAAAGCCGGCCTGCCGGTGTACAAGCTCCTGGGGGGAAATGAGGATCATCTCATCACCGATATTACCATCGGCATCGGGGATCCTGAACAATCCGCTGGGAAGGCAAAGAAATATATTGAAGCCGGCTTTGATACCATAAAAACAAAGGTCGGCACGGGCTTCGAAGAAGACATTGCCCGGGTTAAGGCTATCAGAAACGCTGTGGGGCCGACGGTTAAAATACGGCTTGATGCGAATCAGGGCTGGTCGCCGAAAACTGCGATCAGGATGATCAACCGCCTTGCGGAATATGACATAGAACTGGTAGAACAACCCGTGCCCTATTACAATATCGACGGCCTGGCCTATGTGACCAAACACTCTCCGATCCCCATCATGTCCGACGAAAGCGCTTTTGATTCCAAGGATGTCCTCCGGCTAATCAGGGAACATGCAGTAGATCTGGTCAATATTAAACTTATGAAATGCGGCGGTATCCACGAGGCCCTCAAGATAAACAGTATCTGTGAAGCCGCAGGGGTTGAATGTATGCTGGGCTGCATGGTTGAAGAATCGAATATCGGCATTACCGCCGCCGCCAGCCTGGGCGCTGCGGTACGGAACATTACCCGCTTTGATCTGGATGCAGCCTTTGGTTTGAAGGAACTGCCCATTGAAGGGGGGGTTGATTTAAGCAAAAACAAACTACTGACCCTGTCGGCGGCGCCGGGCTTCGGCTTCAAAAAATGA
- a CDS encoding ABC transporter ATP-binding protein: protein MSEPQNLLDVTGLKTYFYIGDSVIKSVDDVSFSLQKGKTLGIVGESGCGKSVTSLSILRLVEGPAGRIVGGTVCFHGTDLLEKTEKEMENIRGGKIAMVFQEPMTSLNPVYTIGNQLIEAIRLHNRVSRQKARKQALEMLELVKIPLPEKRIDEYPHELSGGMRQRVMIAMALCCKPDLLICDEPTTALDVTIQAQILELIRELQKETETAVMMITHDLGVIAEIADDVMVMYAGKIVEYSDADTLFENPRHPYTIGLLECIPRVDRDQEALRVIPGMVPSHEDMPRGCAFSPRCGHARDICRQQMPDLIHKDGYQVRCFKYGDQWEGAEP from the coding sequence ATGTCAGAGCCGCAAAATTTATTGGACGTTACAGGATTAAAAACCTATTTTTACATAGGCGATTCGGTAATTAAATCCGTGGATGATGTCTCCTTTTCCTTACAAAAGGGAAAAACCTTAGGGATAGTCGGCGAATCGGGCTGTGGAAAAAGCGTAACATCCCTGTCTATACTCCGTTTGGTTGAAGGCCCCGCAGGCAGGATTGTTGGCGGGACTGTCTGTTTTCACGGTACGGATCTGCTGGAAAAAACCGAAAAGGAAATGGAAAATATCCGGGGAGGCAAAATCGCCATGGTTTTTCAGGAACCCATGACTTCCCTCAATCCGGTTTATACCATCGGCAACCAACTCATTGAGGCTATACGGCTGCACAACAGGGTATCCCGCCAAAAGGCCCGGAAACAGGCCCTGGAGATGCTGGAGCTGGTAAAGATTCCCCTGCCGGAAAAGAGGATTGACGAATATCCCCATGAACTTTCCGGGGGAATGCGCCAGCGGGTGATGATTGCCATGGCCCTGTGCTGCAAACCGGATCTCCTTATCTGCGACGAGCCTACCACGGCCCTGGATGTTACTATCCAGGCCCAGATACTCGAACTGATCCGGGAATTACAGAAAGAAACCGAAACCGCAGTAATGATGATAACCCACGACTTGGGGGTGATCGCCGAGATCGCCGACGATGTAATGGTAATGTATGCGGGAAAAATTGTTGAATATTCCGATGCGGATACGCTTTTTGAAAATCCCCGGCATCCCTATACCATAGGGCTTCTGGAATGTATCCCCCGGGTAGATCGGGACCAGGAAGCTCTCAGGGTTATTCCCGGCATGGTGCCCAGTCACGAGGATATGCCCCGGGGCTGCGCTTTTTCTCCCCGCTGCGGACATGCCAGGGATATCTGCCGGCAGCAGATGCCGGACTTGATACACAAGGATGGATACCAGGTCCGCTGTTTTAAATACGGCGATCAATGGGAAGGAGCTGAGCCATGA
- a CDS encoding ABC transporter ATP-binding protein: MSGENTAAETLLQVEHLRKWFLAKGAGSLFRTSYIKAVNDVSFTLNKYETLGVVGESGCGKSTMGRVILRLLAPSGGKVLFEGKDLGTLSGSKFRKLRADMQIIFQDPYASLDPRFTVGDAIAEPLNIQRHLDMKTKLRMVADMMERVGLNPRHIGRYPHEFSGGQRQRIGIARAMILKPKLVVCDEPVSALDVSIQGQVINLLKDLQKELGMAYIFISHDLSVIRHISDRVLVMYLGNVVELAPKEALYARKLHPYTQALLSAIPIPGRRVKREKIILQGDLPSPANPPPGCCFHTRCFMARDICKIQTPQLEEYMPAHYCACHFAEKNKEATL; this comes from the coding sequence ATGAGCGGTGAAAATACCGCAGCAGAAACTCTACTGCAGGTTGAACATCTCCGGAAATGGTTTTTAGCCAAAGGCGCCGGATCCCTTTTCCGAACTTCCTATATCAAAGCGGTGAATGATGTATCCTTTACCCTCAATAAATATGAAACCCTGGGGGTAGTCGGGGAATCGGGCTGCGGGAAGTCCACCATGGGGCGGGTAATACTCCGGCTCCTGGCGCCCTCAGGCGGAAAGGTATTATTTGAAGGAAAAGACCTGGGGACCCTTTCGGGCAGCAAATTCCGGAAGCTCCGGGCTGATATGCAGATTATTTTCCAGGACCCCTACGCATCCCTAGACCCCCGGTTTACTGTCGGGGATGCCATAGCCGAACCCCTGAACATTCAACGCCATCTGGATATGAAAACAAAACTGCGGATGGTGGCGGATATGATGGAACGGGTCGGTTTAAACCCCCGGCACATCGGCCGGTATCCCCATGAATTTTCCGGAGGTCAGCGCCAGCGTATCGGCATCGCCCGGGCAATGATACTAAAACCAAAACTCGTGGTATGCGACGAACCGGTTTCAGCCCTGGACGTATCCATTCAGGGGCAGGTAATAAATCTGCTTAAGGATCTGCAAAAAGAACTCGGCATGGCCTATATCTTTATCTCCCATGACCTGAGTGTAATACGGCATATTTCGGATCGGGTGCTGGTTATGTATTTGGGCAATGTGGTTGAACTGGCCCCGAAGGAAGCGCTCTACGCCCGTAAGCTGCATCCCTATACCCAGGCCCTGCTTTCGGCCATCCCCATACCGGGAAGACGGGTAAAGCGGGAAAAGATCATCCTCCAGGGGGATCTGCCAAGTCCGGCGAATCCGCCGCCGGGATGCTGTTTTCATACCCGGTGTTTTATGGCCCGGGATATATGCAAAATCCAAACGCCGCAGCTTGAGGAATATATGCCCGCTCATTATTGTGCCTGTCATTTTGCGGAGAAAAACAAAGAAGCCACGCTATGA
- a CDS encoding RluA family pseudouridine synthase, producing MKPAYPRTLAQGLVLIYEDRDILVADKPPGLLSIATGSEREKTAYWILSEYLRKKGEKRRAAVVHRLDRDTSGVMLFAKSEAVKRKLMEHWDETVEERRYLALAEGEFAEAQGIIDAPLGEDSRGRVVVVRGGQQNGAASKTWRAITHWKLLKAGNGFSLLSLELETGRRNQIRAHLAHLGHPVAGDPKYGAKTNPLKRLCLHAEVLVFHHPHDGKLMEFEVKVPGGFFQVLGPRSR from the coding sequence ATGAAACCTGCCTATCCCCGCACTCTGGCCCAGGGCCTGGTTCTCATCTACGAGGATCGGGATATCCTGGTGGCAGATAAGCCCCCGGGACTGCTCTCCATTGCCACAGGATCGGAACGGGAAAAAACCGCCTACTGGATACTCTCGGAATACCTCCGCAAAAAGGGGGAAAAGCGCAGGGCTGCGGTGGTTCACCGGCTGGACCGGGATACTTCGGGGGTCATGCTTTTTGCCAAGTCCGAAGCGGTCAAGCGGAAACTTATGGAACACTGGGATGAGACGGTAGAGGAACGGCGCTACCTTGCCCTGGCTGAGGGTGAGTTTGCCGAAGCCCAGGGGATCATCGACGCGCCCTTGGGTGAGGATAGCCGGGGTCGGGTTGTGGTGGTCCGGGGTGGGCAGCAAAACGGAGCTGCATCGAAAACATGGCGGGCCATTACCCATTGGAAGCTCCTGAAGGCGGGCAACGGTTTTTCCCTCCTGTCCCTGGAACTGGAAACCGGCCGCCGCAACCAGATCCGCGCCCACCTGGCCCATCTGGGTCATCCTGTGGCGGGGGACCCTAAATACGGGGCAAAGACAAATCCCCTGAAACGGCTTTGCCTCCACGCGGAAGTGCTGGTATTTCACCACCCCCATGACGGGAAGCTCATGGAATTTGAGGTGAAGGTGCCGGGGGGATTTTTTCAGGTTTTAGGGCCCCGCAGCCGGTGA
- a CDS encoding cob(I)yrinic acid a,c-diamide adenosyltransferase has translation MSISTGLGDDGSTELLAGTWVPKDHPRVEFIGTLDELNSFLGDAKAAALLERTKTIIDSVQRDLFVLATALDVPDGAGASAGKEASILPGGGAVEPERLTAWLHEIEEKHPMRGFIIPGANPVSAKLDIARTVCRRAERRLVTVARQETVSPKVLRYMNRLSDLLFILARSEEGDGEA, from the coding sequence ATGAGTATTTCTACCGGTCTTGGCGATGACGGCAGCACGGAACTTCTTGCCGGGACATGGGTCCCTAAGGATCACCCCCGGGTTGAATTTATCGGTACCCTGGACGAGCTCAACTCTTTTTTAGGGGATGCGAAAGCCGCAGCCCTATTGGAACGGACTAAGACGATTATCGACTCGGTACAGCGGGACCTTTTTGTACTGGCGACGGCCCTGGATGTTCCGGATGGCGCCGGGGCGTCAGCCGGGAAGGAGGCTTCCATACTGCCCGGGGGCGGCGCTGTGGAGCCTGAGCGGCTTACCGCGTGGCTCCACGAAATTGAGGAAAAGCATCCCATGCGGGGGTTTATCATCCCCGGGGCAAATCCGGTGTCTGCAAAACTCGATATAGCCCGCACAGTGTGCCGCCGGGCTGAACGCCGACTGGTTACTGTGGCCAGGCAGGAGACGGTGTCCCCCAAGGTACTGCGGTATATGAACCGCCTGTCAGATTTACTGTTCATCCTGGCCCGATCGGAAGAGGGGGACGGGGAAGCCTAG
- the argF gene encoding ornithine carbamoyltransferase: MDKNTLKGRSLLTWLDYSEEEIRYFLDLSKQVKEEKKRGELHQRFTGKTIALLFEKRSTRTRCAFETSIGEEGGHPVFLSTADIQLGEKESVEDTSRVLGRMFSAIQFRGFKQSTVETLAKFSGVPVYNGLTDNFHPTQVLADIMTIEENFGSSRGKKLCFVGDGRNNVARSLMVICAKLGVHFTIVTPPALMPDPALVKTCETLAAAAGSKILITADTAAVEGAHALYTDVWASMGEEAVKAERVKQLSPFQVNQDLMAKTGLKETIFLHCLPAIRGEEVTAAVIDGNQTRVWDEAENRKHTIKAIMLGTLGLA; this comes from the coding sequence ATGGATAAAAATACATTAAAGGGACGATCCCTGCTCACCTGGCTTGATTATTCCGAAGAGGAAATTCGCTATTTTCTTGATTTGTCAAAGCAAGTCAAGGAAGAAAAAAAGCGGGGGGAACTTCATCAGCGTTTTACTGGGAAAACAATTGCCCTGCTTTTTGAAAAGCGCTCTACCCGGACCCGCTGTGCCTTTGAAACATCCATAGGGGAGGAAGGGGGGCATCCGGTGTTCCTTTCCACTGCGGACATACAGCTGGGGGAAAAGGAATCCGTGGAAGATACCTCCCGTGTCCTGGGCCGTATGTTCAGCGCCATCCAATTCCGGGGCTTCAAACAGTCCACCGTGGAGACCCTGGCTAAATTTTCCGGGGTGCCGGTGTACAACGGGCTTACCGACAATTTTCACCCCACCCAAGTCCTGGCGGACATCATGACTATCGAAGAAAATTTTGGTTCCTCCAGGGGAAAGAAACTCTGCTTTGTGGGGGACGGGAGAAACAATGTGGCCCGTTCCCTGATGGTGATTTGTGCAAAACTGGGGGTCCACTTTACCATTGTCACCCCCCCTGCCCTCATGCCCGATCCGGCGCTGGTCAAAACCTGCGAAACCCTGGCCGCTGCCGCCGGTTCAAAAATACTGATCACCGCCGATACTGCGGCGGTCGAAGGGGCCCATGCCCTATACACCGATGTATGGGCATCCATGGGGGAAGAGGCGGTAAAGGCGGAACGGGTTAAACAGCTCAGCCCCTTCCAGGTTAACCAGGACCTTATGGCTAAGACCGGCCTCAAGGAAACTATCTTCCTCCATTGCCTGCCGGCCATACGGGGCGAAGAGGTTACTGCCGCCGTCATTGACGGAAATCAAACCCGGGTTTGGGATGAGGCGGAAAACCGCAAACACACTATCAAAGCAATAATGCTGGGGACCCTCGGCCTGGCCTGA
- a CDS encoding alanyl-tRNA editing protein produces the protein METRKAYYDVPPGDSFTATILEIRPYEDKAALILDATVFYPEGGGQPGDRGTINGFPVLDVLEKNEEIFHIINAADAERLNPGPAELCVDRVRRRDFTVLHTAQHLLSGTILRLTGAYTVSMHLGDEAAGESHPCTIDVDTKELSEETLVKVEEAVADAIEEDHPVIIHCCPPEQVEDFPLRKVPPKGEEVIRVVEIQGNDFSPCCGTHLGSTGKIGMLRILGAEKYKGMIRVSFIAGRRVLRDSRILRRNGEIVSRALKVPLAETGLASLALLERTAALERRLKALEEEAALGRAEEWLRKAGLLGDPAARSLGGAEAGAGNTGEGRVLVESFPGADMEEVLRIARAAQKFTAAVLVAASPGDGKFAGLCSVKTFDIRPLLKEPMEKFGGKGGGGPSFFQGQFSEAGSLDAFLKSLPQTL, from the coding sequence ATGGAAACCCGAAAGGCTTATTACGATGTCCCCCCTGGGGATTCCTTTACCGCAACTATTCTGGAAATCCGGCCCTATGAGGACAAGGCGGCGCTCATTCTGGACGCCACGGTTTTTTACCCCGAGGGGGGAGGGCAGCCCGGCGACCGGGGAACCATTAATGGGTTTCCCGTACTGGATGTGCTGGAAAAAAACGAAGAAATCTTCCATATAATAAATGCCGCGGATGCAGAGCGGCTAAACCCGGGCCCAGCGGAATTGTGTGTTGACAGGGTGCGGCGCAGGGATTTTACGGTACTCCATACTGCCCAGCACCTCCTGTCCGGGACCATACTCAGGCTAACCGGGGCGTACACGGTGTCCATGCACTTGGGGGATGAGGCTGCGGGTGAGTCCCATCCGTGTACCATCGATGTGGATACCAAAGAACTGTCTGAGGAAACCCTGGTTAAGGTTGAAGAGGCGGTAGCGGACGCCATTGAAGAAGACCATCCGGTGATCATCCACTGCTGTCCCCCGGAACAGGTGGAAGACTTCCCCCTGCGGAAGGTTCCGCCCAAGGGGGAAGAAGTGATCCGGGTGGTGGAGATTCAGGGGAACGATTTTTCGCCCTGCTGTGGAACCCACCTGGGATCCACCGGGAAAATCGGGATGCTCCGCATCCTGGGGGCTGAAAAGTACAAGGGCATGATCCGGGTTAGTTTTATTGCGGGCCGGCGGGTGCTCCGGGACAGCCGTATACTGCGGCGCAATGGGGAGATCGTTTCCCGGGCCCTCAAGGTTCCGCTTGCGGAAACCGGCCTAGCAAGCCTGGCGTTACTGGAACGGACTGCCGCCCTTGAGCGGCGGCTTAAGGCTTTGGAAGAGGAGGCCGCCCTGGGCCGGGCTGAAGAATGGCTCCGCAAGGCCGGGCTTCTGGGTGACCCGGCTGCCCGGTCCCTAGGAGGGGCTGAAGCCGGCGCCGGAAATACCGGGGAAGGGCGGGTGCTGGTTGAATCTTTCCCCGGCGCAGACATGGAAGAGGTTTTACGCATAGCCAGGGCAGCACAAAAATTCACCGCCGCAGTATTAGTGGCGGCATCCCCGGGGGACGGAAAATTCGCCGGCCTCTGTTCGGTAAAAACATTTGATATACGGCCCCTGTTAAAGGAGCCTATGGAAAAATTTGGCGGCAAGGGGGGCGGGGGGCCTTCCTTCTTTCAGGGACAATTTTCGGAAGCCGGAAGCCTGGACGCCTTTTTAAAATCCCTTCCCCAAACACTGTGA